The nucleotide window AATTGCAGAATTAATATCAGATGATGGCGTTAATGCAGAGGTAAAAGTTATCTTTCAAACTATTGAAAATCTACATAATGCGTGTCCAAAAAATCTTGGCGATTGGTATTTTACTGGAAACTACCCAACTCCAGGTGGAAATAGGGTAGTTAACCGAGCTTTTATGAATTTTTATGAAGGAAAAAACGAACGAGCCTATTAGAAAGCGGTGCGTTTTATCTATATTTTTTGCGCTTTTAACCGATAAAAGTGCATTTCGTCTAAAAATTGTAATCCTATCACTAAAAACGATATACATTAGCAGAACCATAACATAAGTAGGTTAAGTTCATGGTAGATTTGGGGCAAAAAAAGGTGAACTTTCGTTCACCTTTTTTTATGCGCAAACTTTTTCTTCGCATTTGCCAACATTTAATATATCCCATTCTCACCCCTCTATACGCATTATTAGATATGATACATTTCAACGATGTTTTTCGTAAAAATCTACCCATTGGCAGTTTTTTTTAACAAAACATCTAAATATTACCTAAGTACAAAAGTTTCACAACTATATTTGAATCACCATAACATAAGTAGGTTAAGTTTATGGTAGATTTGGGGCAAAAAGGTGGACAATAGTCCACCTTTTTTTATTTGCTAACTTTTCCCAAAAATTCCAATAAGGCGACAAGGAATATCTCATGCATTTTCGGTTAGGCTAATATTTAGGCAGTTTGTCTAATAAATTAATTCTGTAGGATATAAGCCTTTTATATTTGCCTTTACCATAACATAAGTAGGTTAAGTTTATGGTAGATTTGGGGCAAAAAAGGTGAACTTTCGTTCACCTTTTTTCATTTTATATTCATAAAAAAAGCAGCCCTAAGGCTGCTTTGGTAACACAACAAAATCTAATTTTATTAAATCGCTTCTGCGTAACGTCTTTCAACTTCGTTCCAATTTATAACATTGAAGAAAGCTTCAATATAATCTGGACGTCTGTTTTGGTAATTTAGATAATAAGCATGTTCCCATACATCAATACCTAAAATTGGAGTACCTCCACATCCTATACCCGGCATAAGCGGGTTATCTTGGTTTGCAGTAGAACAAACATCAACTTTGCCCCCCTTGTGAGCACATAACCATGCCCAACCAGATCCAAATCTTGAACCAGCAGCACTAGAAAATTCAGCCTTAAATCCATCAAAAGATTTAAAAGCCTCTTCTATTGCATCCTTCAGATTTCCGGATAATCGACCTTTATTATCGGGATTCATCACTTCCCAAAATAAGGAATGGTTATAAAACCCACCTCCATTATTTCTAACAGCAGCATTGTCCATATCCAAATTAATTAGGATATTTTCAATAGTTTTTCCTTCTAGGTCAGTGCCTTTAATTGCATCGTTAAGTTTTGATGTATAACCTTGATGATGTTTGGTATGGTGTATTTCCATTGTTCTAGCATCAATATATGGTTCTAAGGCATCATAGTCATATTTCAATTTCGGTAATTCAAAAGCCATAATTTGTGATTTTTAATAGTTAAAATTTCACTCAAATTTAGCTATAATGAAGCGCAATTAAAAATATTAAATACCAATGAAATCATAGATACTTTCTATCTTGTGGTAAAATTACCTCGGTGTCTTATAGCTCAAATTTCAACATTTACAGTGCTTCAGCAGGAAGTGGAAAAACATTCAACATCGTTCGAATCTATTTGAGGCTATTGTTTAGCTCAAAAGATTTAACAAAATTTAAGACAATTCTAGCCATAACCTTCACCAATAAAGCGGTTGGCGAGATGAAAGAGAGGGTGATTTCTACATTAAAATCTTTTTCAAACCCTGCTATTTTAGAAAATCCAAATCCATTATTTGAACTGCTAATGAAGGATTTGAATTATACTCCGGAAGAATTGCATAAGAAATCAGCAATAATATTAGAGCACATACTTAACAATTACGGCGCCTTCGACATCTCAACAATTGATAAGTTCAATCATAGAATTCTTAGGACATTCGCAAGAGACATGAAGTTACCCACCAATTTTGAGGTCGAAATGGATACAAGCTTATTATTGCAACGGGCAGTTGACCAATTGATTGATAAAGTTGGACAAGAAGCAGAACTTACGGATTTATTAATACAATTTGCAATTGACAAGGCTGATGATGACCGAAGCTGGGATATTTCATTTGATCTGAATGAAATGTCTAAAATTTTAATCAGCGAAAACGATCTGCCATATTTAAAAATTTTGGAGACTAAAACCGTGTCCGATTTTAAACAACTTAAAGGTCTACTTACAAAAAAAGTTGAGTCAGCAAGAAAAGATATTAATGAATTAGCTTCATCGGTGTTAACCGTATTGAAAACAAAAGGTGTAGAAAATGACTTTTACGGCAATTATATTCCTAAACACTTTATTAAAGTAAAAGATGGATTTAATGATTTAGGGAGTCTATACGGCAATCAATTAGAAAACAACTTGCGATTAAATGAGCGACTATTCGCCAAATCGAAATCGAAATCTACGCAAGACACCATCCTAAAGATAGCACCATTAATTCTGGAACGTTACCTAAAAATTAAAGAATTACTTTACCAAACAGACTTTCATCTCAACGTATTAAAGAATCTGACTGCTCTTACCGTCATACATTACCTTAATGACTCTTTAAATACCATAAAACAAGAGGAAGATTTATTGTTGATTTCAGAATTTAATGAATTAATTTCAAAAGAATTAAGATCGCAACCCGCCCCTTACATTTATGAAAGATTAGGTGAGCGCTTCCAACATTATTTCATTGATGAGTTTCAGGACACCTCAGGTATGCAATGGGAAAATCTTATACCCCTCATTGAAAACTCTCTTGCAGGTTTAACAGGTGGGGAGCCAGGGTCATTAGTACTGGTAGGAGATGTAAAGCAAGCTATATATAGGTGGAGGGGTGGAAAAGCCGAGCAATTTTTGAACCTACTTTCTGTCGAAAATAGTCCTTTTCCAATAAAACCAGGATTCGAAAATTTAGATACCAACTATAGAAGCCGGCTGGACATCGTAAAATTTAATAATTCCTTATTTGAATATATATCTAATGCAATTTTCAAGAATACAGAGCACAAGGCCTTGTATTCTAGGAGTGGGCAAATTTCGAATTCCTCCGATCCTGGATATATTGAAATTCAATTTTTAGAATTTGAAAATTCAGATAAAAATGAGGTTTATTCCCACCAATGTTTGAAAACATTAATCGATCTTACAAGTGAAGGTTACAATTACGGAGACATATGCATTATAGTTAGAAAAAATAAACAAGGCGCGGAAATTGCAAAAGTTCTCTCCGAAAATAATATTGAGGTGGTCTCTCCAGATTCCTTATTACTCGAAAATTCAGCAAAGGTCCAATTCCTGAATGCCTTCCTTCAACTAATAGATCAACCAAAAAATGATGAACCTAAAATTAAGGTCCTGGAATTTATAGCTGAAAAAGCAGAAATAGAAGAAAGCCATTCTTTTTACAAGAAATATTTGTCCTTAACCGGCGGAGAATTTTATAAGTCTCTAAGAGATTTAGGCTATACTATTGATGTGGAACAGATTCAACGTCTACCAATTTATGAAATTGCAGAGCTCTTGGTTTCAACCTTCAATTTAAATTGTGCCTCAGATGCCTACCTAATCGCCTACCTCGATGAGATTTACAAATATTCCCAGAGGCAAACTCTCGGTATTCAAGGTTTTCTACTTCATTGGGATAAGAAAAAAGATAAACTGAGCGTCCAAGCTCCAGAATCGGATTCTGCAGTAACCATAATGACCATCCACAAAGCAAAGGGGCTACAGTTTCCTGTTGTTATCTTACCTTATGCCGACGAGACTTTGGTTAGCAATAGGAAAAATAAACTTTGGTTTAAGGTAAATCCACAGGAATATGCTGGTTTTCCTTTTTTGTATACATCGGCAAATAAGAATTTGGAGGAGTTGGGCCAAGAAGGCGCAAATGCCTATGCTGAATACCAAGATTTTTCAATATTGGATAGTATAAATCTACTTTATGTGGCCTTGACAAGACCTGAGGAACGACTTTATATTTTTACAGAAAACCCCAAGAACCCTACTAATGAAATAAGTAATTATTCCAATTTATTACAGCATTATTTACAAAGTGAAAATATATGGGAAGAAGGCCAGAATTTTTACCAATTAGGCGGAAAAACTTCTCCAACCAAAACAATCCATTCTGAAATTAAAGATCAATCGGGAATAATCTCAAATCCTAGGGTGGATCAAAATTTAGAAATCCTTTCCAATAATGGACTTCTTTGGGATAGCATCCAACAAGAAGCAATGGAAAAGGGGAACATAGCGCATGAATTGTTAGCAAGAATAAATACAGTTAACGACCTTCAGTTTGTTTTAAGTGATGCTTTGAACGAGGGACTTATAATCGATATCCAAGAAAGCAGTCTACGTGATACACTACTTAACATAGTGAACCATCCATCACTATCTCCCTACTTTTCAGGTGAATTTATAATTTTAAACGAAAGAGATATACTTACAAAAAGCGGCAATATATATAGGCCAGACCGGGTTGCAATAAAAAATAATCAAGCTGTAATTATTGATTACAAAACAGGACAGCCTAAAACGTGGCATGAAAAACAACTTCAAGAGTATGCAGAACTAATTGAATCTATGGGTTTTAGCGTAACCAAGAAAATTCTTGTCTATATAGAAGACGAAGTTGCCGTGAAAGAATTTTAATTTTGCACAAATATAAAATCGTATGTACGGATCAATTAAAAATCACTTACAGCAAGAATTAAACGAAATAAAAAACGCTGGCCTTTTCAAAATCGAGCGAATCATTACTTCCAAACAGGGAGCAGAAATAACATTAGCCGATGGTAAAACTGTCCTAAATTTCTGTGCTAACAACTATTTGGGCCTTTCCTCTCATCCAGATGTAATAAAGGCTGCAATAGACACCTTGGACACTCATGGATTTGGGATGTCCTCTGTTCGATTTATTTGTGGCACACAGGACATTCATAAAAAACTTGAGGAAAAAATTGCAGAGTTCTATGGCACGGAGGACACCATCTTATATGCTGCTGCTTTTGATGCTAATGGGGGGGTTTTCGAACCTCTTTTGGGAGCAGAGGATGCAATAATTTCCGATTCTTTAAATCATGCTTCTATAATAGATGGCGTAAGGCTTTGCAAAGCTGCCCGTTATCGTTACAAAAGCAGTGACATGGAAGATTTGGAAAAGCAACTTCAAGAAGCCAACAAAAATGGAGCACGCTTTAAAATAATAGTAACCGACGGTGTATTTTCTATGGACGGCATGCTTGCACCATTAGATGTCATTTGCGATTTAGCAGATAAATATGATGCAATGGTAATGATTGACGAATGCCACGCGGCAGGTTTTATTGGCGATACGGGAAGAGGAACATTAGAGAAAAAAAATGTAATGAACCGAATAGACATCATTACAGGAACCTTGGGAAAAGCACTTGGAGGGGCCATGGGAGGTTATACCACAGGTAAAAAAGAAATTATTGAAATGTTGCGTCAACGTTCAAGACCTTATTTATTTTCTAATTCTTTGGCACCCGCAATTGTAGGCGCTTCAATTAAGGTCTTTGAAATGTTAACGGATAATACCGAATTAAGGGATCAACTTGAATGGAATACCAATTATTTTAAGGAAGGTATGAAGGAAGCTGGTTTTGATATAATTGACGGAGATTCCGCTATTGTCCCTGTTATGCTTTATGATGCTAAACTGTCCCAAACAATGGCAAATATGTTGCTTGATGAAGGAATCTATGTAATAGGTTTCTTTTACCCAGTTGTTCCTAAAGAAAAAGCACGCATTCGAGTACAACTTTCAGCGGCACACACAAAGGAACATTTAGATAAAGCAATCAGCGCTTTTAAAATGGTTGGCGAAAAACTAGATATTATATAATTTAGGAAACCCTTTATTACACTAGGTTTATCCAATATTTTTATATATTTGTCTTTGTTAATAAGGATTAACAACTTACTTTTGTTTACAATTAACACTTAAAATTAAATTATTTAGAATATGAAAAATCTTAGCAGATTATGTTTTGCTTTGTTGCTTTTATGGAGCTTCAATGCTAATGCTCAGGATGAGAACAATCCTTGGGCAATTGGAATTGGCGTTAACGCAGTAGATGTTTATCCAACTGGTGAAGACGCTCCTCTAGGTGGAATGTTTGATGAATACTTCAACGTCGGAGATCACTGGAATATCCTTCCTTCCGTTTCTACAATTTCCGTTTCAAGATATTTAGGAGCTGGATTTGTTTTAGGAGTTAGAGGTTCCATTAATCAAATTGATAAATATGGTGACGCAAGTGTAGATGATTTGTCTTACTACGCTGCTGATGCGATTGCTAAATTTAGCTTTGGTAGTTTATTCAATTCTGCTTGGTTCGATCCTTTCCTTGGTGTTGGTGGAGGTTACACTTGGTTAGACAACGATGGCTTTGGAACTGGTAACGGAACTTTAGGATTCAACATTTGGTTTTCTGATAACGTAGGTATTTCTCTTCAATCTACTTACAAGCATGCATTTGACGATGACTATCCTAAGCATTTCCAACATTCTGCTGGTTTAGTACTTAAGTTTGGTGGAAAAGATACTGACGGTGACGGAATCTACGATAAAGATGACGCTTGTCCAGAAGTTCCTGGTCTTCCAGAATTTAATGGTTGCCCAGATTCAGACGGTGATGGTATCGAAGATGCTAAGGACGATTGTCCAAACGAAGCTGGTCCTGCTGAATTCAACGGTTGTCCAGATTCAGATGGTGATGGTGTTCCAGATAAAGATGATGACTGCCCAACAGTTGCAGGTCTTAAAGAACTTAACGGTTGCCCAGATGCAGACGGTGACGGTGTAGCTGACAAGGATGATGATTGTCCTAATGAAGCTGGTCCTGCTGAAAACAAAGGTTGCCCATGGCCAGATTCAGATGGTGATGGTGTATTAGATAAAGATGATGAATGTCCAGATGTTGCTGGTACTGTAGCCAACAATGGTTGCCCAGAAGTAACTGAAGAGGTTCAAAAGCAATTGAACGCTTATGCTAAAACTGTTTTATTCGACCTTAACAAAGCATCAATAAAAGCAGAGTCTGAAGCTGCACTTAGAGATATCGTTGACATTCTTAATGAATATGAATATGCTAAATTTACTGTAGAAGGTCATACTGATAGCTCAGGTAGAGATGAATACAACTTAGGCTTGTCTGAAGCAAGAGCACTTTCTGTTAAAGATTGGTTAGTTAACCACGGAGTAGATGAATTTAGACTATCTGCAAAAGGATATGGTGAAACTCGCCCAATTGATACTAACAGTACAAGAGAAGGTAGAGCTAATAACCGTAGAGTTGAAATTAACTTAGTGAAAGAATAATTCACTGATTAAATAAATTTAAAAACGCCTCGCAAATGCGAGGCGTTTTTTATTTTTATATATGACCAATTTTATTGATCTCGTCATACAAGACCTGATAAAACGAGAAGAAAATCTTTCGAATTTAAAATTTGTATTTCCAAGCAGACGTGCCGGTTTGTTCCTAAAAAAAAGTCTATCTAAATACATTGAAAAACCAATTTTTAGTCCAAGAACACAAAGTATAGATGAATTTGTAGAAGAACTTTCAGGTCTTAAAAGCATAACAGTAGAAAACCTTTATATACAGTTTTATGAAGTTTACAAACAGCAAACCCCAAATAAGCTAATAGAAGAATTTGATTCTGTATTAGGATGGGTTAATACACTTCTCAATGATTTTAATGAAATAGATCGATATTTAATTGATCCAGATAAAATATTCAATTATTTAAAGGATATAAAAGAAACTGAACACTGGTCCATTGGCGAAGGGCAAACGGAACAAATAAAAGCCTATTTAAAATTTTGGAGCCTATTGCCTAAATATTACAAAGGTCTAAATGAAAGTTTAAAAGAAAAAGAACTAGGATATCCTGGGAACATATATAGAGAGGCAGTTGAAAATTTGGAATATTACATTGATTCAGTTGCAGAGGATGACATAAAGCATGTATTTGTTGGTTTTAACGCCCTTAATAAAGCAGAGGAGCGTATCATACAAGAAATTCTTAACAATAGATTAGGTTGGATTTATTGGGATATTGAGGAGTCATTTTTAAACAATCCTCTGCATGATGCAGGACACTTCATAAGAAATTACAGGAATGCGTGGCCCTATTATCAAAAAAACCGAGATTTTCATTGGACAACCAACTCTTATAGTATTCCAAAATCAATTGAAATTACGGGAGTACCAAAGCAAATTGGTCAAATTAAATATGCTGGAGAACTTATTCAAAAACTGTTAATTCAAAACAATTCACTAGAGGATACTGCAATTGTCTTGGCTGATGAAACACTTTTGTTGCCGTTATTAAATTCGCTCCCAAAAGATGTTGGCCCGATCAATATTACTATGGGTATTCCTCTCTCAACAATGCCAATCTCAGATCTCTTTGAAATTTTACTTATCGTTCAAAAACAACATAAAGGCACCGTTTATCATCGATTACTTAAACAAGTTTTAAATCATCCTCTTATTCATCTACTATTTGAAAATGAGATCTTAACCAAGGCAGTAATAGAAATAAACAAGGGTAATAAAACCCATTTGAAGGTAAGTGAAATAATGGATTTGTTTCCTAATGACAAAAACATTCCATTGTTATTTGACGACTGGAACGGTTCTATAAGACTAGGATTAATCAAATTTCAAAAGCTCATTTTTTTAATTCGAGAACAAATTTTAAAAAGCAATATCCAAGACAACATTACTTTAGAATGCCTTTTCCGATTTCATACAATTTTCAATAAAATCCAGGGATTAATAGAACCTTTCGAAGGTTTTAATAATCTTTCATCCTTAATTGGTTTATACAAAGAACTTATTAAAAATGAAACACTCGATCTTAAAGGTGAACCGCTCAATGGGTTACAAATAATGGGAATGTTAGAATCTAGAGTTTTAGATTTTAGAAATGTTATAATCGTATCTTTAAATGAAGGGCTTTTACCAGCCGGGAAAACAGATAATTCTTTCATTCCATATGATGTTAAGCGTAATCTTGGACTCCCCACTTATAAAGAAAAAGATGCTGTTTATGCAAATCATTTTTACCATCTTTTATACCGTTCAGAAAAGGTTCATTTAATCTATAATACCGATGTTGACGCTTTAAAAGGAGGCGAAAAAAGTCGCTTTATTTCCCAATTAGAATTTGAAGGTATCCACACACTAAATCACCATACAATTTCCCACAATACTCCAGCATATCCCAAAGAATTAAGAGAAATTGAAAAGTCTGAAGAAATTTTAGAAGCCTTAACCGATTTAGCAACTAGTGGATTTAGTCCAACATCATTAACCTCTTATATCAGAAATCCTTTAGAATTTTATTATCAAAAGATTTTAAAGATTGATGAGTTTGAAGATGTCGAAGAAACAATGGCTGCGAATACCATGGGGACGGTAATCCATCATACGCTGGAGGAATTATACAAACCTTATACTAATAAAATTTTAGCAATAAGAGATTTAGAATCGATGGTTTCTAAAATTCCTGAAACGGTTATGATACAATTTAAGAAGCATTATTTAGATTCTAAACATTTATACGGCAAAAACCTCATAATACTCGAAATTTGCAAAAGGTATATTTCCAATTACCTAAAAAAAGAGCAAAAGTCAATTGAAGAAGGCCACAAAATACAAATAGTCGCTTTGGAGGAACCCGTTGAAATGATTTTAACTATACCCTCCCTAGGTTTTCCGGTTAAAATTAAAGGCTATATTGATCGAATAGATTTATGTGATGGCGTTTACCGAATTATTGATTACAAGACTGGAAAAGTAACACAGACTCAGCTTCATATCAAACTTTGGGATGATATAACTACAGATTACAACAGGTACAGCAAACCCTTTCAAATATTATGTTACGCCCTTATGGTAAATCACAAATTTGCAATAAATCAAATGGAAGGTGGTATAATTTCATTTAAAAATTTAGGAGGCGATTACTTTTTAAAGTTCGGTAAGGCAGATGAAGACAAACCAACCCTAAAAGATTATCTGATTACCGAGGAAACTCTCAAAAATTTCAAAAACCAACTAGAAAATTTAATCCTAGAAATTTTGAATCCAGATATTAATTTGGTTGAAAAAAACATTTAAAATTTAGGGTTGAGTTTCATTTTCAAGATCGATAATATGGGCCACCGTTGGCACTAACCTTTTGTGATTGGCAACGAACGGATTGGTATCATCCCAAACATAGCCTGCCAAAACAGAACATATTTGCTTTTTTATTGATTCTGAAGTGTTAGAATGAAAAAATATTTTCTGCAAGTTACCTGTGTACCATTCATTTACATAGGTTGAAAATACAGAAATACCTTTCTCTATATAGTCCACATAGTCTCTCTGCCAATCGACCTTTCCATGTTGCAGGTCATTATAAACCAATTTAGCGGCCAAAAGAGAGGATTCTGTAGCAAACATTACCCCTGATGAAAACACAGGGTCCAAAAAGGCAGCGCTGTTGCCCACAAGAACAAACCTATCACCTACAAGGCTTTTTACTTTGTGTGAATAACCATTAATGGATTTTATATCGAAAAGAGGAGAGAAATCAGAAAACCGATTTTTATAGTGATCCGATAACTCTAAAAGCTCTCTAAACTGTAGTATGGGAGACTGTTTAGTTAATAATTCAGTGGGGCCAACAAAGCCCAAACTAGTAATTCCATTCGAGAAGGGAATTACCCAAAACCAAGTATCATCTCTAATAACGTCAAAAGTAATCAATGTGCCTTCCCTGCCTTTTGGTCGATTGAAATCTTTTACATGAGTGAAAATTGACGAAAAATTTGCTGGATAAGATTCATCAATTAAATTTAATAACCTAGGTAGGACTTGACCATAACCGCTTGCATCTATAACAAATTTAGCCTTCACCCAATTAGTGCCAGAAAAAGATTTTATTTTGGCGATTATAGACTCTTGTTCATGTTCGATTTCTAGGACTTCTGAATTGAATTCCACATCGACTCCCCTTCGCATTACTTCCTCAATAATTACGGAATCGAATCGATCTCTTGGAACTTGCCAAGTCCAATCCCAACCAGGAGAAAACTTTTCACTAAAATCAAAATTGCAATAACGGTCTCCTTTGATAAAACGAGCGCCAGATTTAATTTCAAAACCCTCCTTTTTCAAAATATCTATTAAACCCACCTCCTCAAAATGCTCCATTGATCTAGGAAGAAGACTTTCTCCAATAACAAATCTTGGAAATTGGGATTTTTCAACAACTTTTACCTTTATCCCATTAAGATTTAAATATGCAGCAGCAACTGAACCAGCTGGGCCAGCTCCAATTACCAAGACATCAACCTTTTCCATTTTCTTAAATTGTCTATTCCAAAATTATTTTAGATTTGTGACAATGATACATACTTCTTACAAAGAAATTATAGATCTTATCACAAATTACTTATCACCCCATTAATGTTACTTAAAAATACTTTAGAGCTTGAGGATTTTATTTCTGTGGTTTTCAAATCAGAATCCATGGAGATCGCACCAGAAATTAAAGATAGGGTTGAAGAAAGTTATACTTTTTTAAAAGAATTTGCTAAAAATAAAATAATATATGGTGTTAACACGGGGTTTGGCCCTATGGCACAATATAAAATTGAGGACTCTGATGGCAAACAGCTTCAATATAATTTAATAAGAAGCCATGCAACGGGAACAGGGACCAAGATACCTCCCCGGTACATTAAATCAGCCATGATTGCTCGTCTCAACACACTGAGTTTAGGACACAGCGGTGTACATTATTCTGTGATTGAATTGATGCAGACACTCATTAACCGAAATATATTACCTGTTGTATATGAACATGGGGGCGTGGGTGCAAGTGGTGACCTGGTGCAACTTGCCCATTTAGCACTTGTATTAATTGGTGAAGGGGAAGTACATTACAATGGTGAGATTCGACCCACTGAGGAGGTTTTTAAGTTCGAAAAATTACAGACAATTAATGTGGAGCTTCGGGAAGGATTAGGAATTATTAATGGCACTTCCTTTATGACAGGAATAGGCCTTGTAAATATTGTTAAAGCTAGACAACTCTTAAATTGGTCTATCAAATGTTCATCCGCTATAAACGAAATAGTTTCAGCCTATGACGATCATTTGTCGATTGAATTAAATGCATCCAAAAAGCATAATGGACAGAGAGAGATAGCTAGAAGGATGAGAGAATTCTTGAAAGATAGCCAACTTACAAAGAATAGGGAACATTATCTTTACAATGGCAAAACCACTGGCTCGATTTTTAATGAAAAAATACAAGAGTATTATTCCCTGCGTTGTGTACCCCAAATTTTA belongs to Aegicerativicinus sediminis and includes:
- a CDS encoding NAD(P)/FAD-dependent oxidoreductase, giving the protein MEKVDVLVIGAGPAGSVAAAYLNLNGIKVKVVEKSQFPRFVIGESLLPRSMEHFEEVGLIDILKKEGFEIKSGARFIKGDRYCNFDFSEKFSPGWDWTWQVPRDRFDSVIIEEVMRRGVDVEFNSEVLEIEHEQESIIAKIKSFSGTNWVKAKFVIDASGYGQVLPRLLNLIDESYPANFSSIFTHVKDFNRPKGREGTLITFDVIRDDTWFWVIPFSNGITSLGFVGPTELLTKQSPILQFRELLELSDHYKNRFSDFSPLFDIKSINGYSHKVKSLVGDRFVLVGNSAAFLDPVFSSGVMFATESSLLAAKLVYNDLQHGKVDWQRDYVDYIEKGISVFSTYVNEWYTGNLQKIFFHSNTSESIKKQICSVLAGYVWDDTNPFVANHKRLVPTVAHIIDLENETQP
- a CDS encoding HAL/PAL/TAL family ammonia-lyase; its protein translation is MLLKNTLELEDFISVVFKSESMEIAPEIKDRVEESYTFLKEFAKNKIIYGVNTGFGPMAQYKIEDSDGKQLQYNLIRSHATGTGTKIPPRYIKSAMIARLNTLSLGHSGVHYSVIELMQTLINRNILPVVYEHGGVGASGDLVQLAHLALVLIGEGEVHYNGEIRPTEEVFKFEKLQTINVELREGLGIINGTSFMTGIGLVNIVKARQLLNWSIKCSSAINEIVSAYDDHLSIELNASKKHNGQREIARRMREFLKDSQLTKNREHYLYNGKTTGSIFNEKIQEYYSLRCVPQILGPVLDTIEQVEKVLIEEVNSANDNPIVDVKNKQVYHGGNFHGDYVSLEMDKLKLVITKLSMLSERQLNYLLNSKLNEILPPFVNLGTLGLNFGLQGAQFTATSTTAENQMLSNSMYVHSIPNNNDNQDVVSMGTNAALITKKVIENAFEVLAIELITIIQAIDALEIIEKTSTETKIMYNEVRKLVPKLVEDQVLYPYIHKLKEHISEIDNGR